The Cryptomeria japonica unplaced genomic scaffold, Sugi_1.0 HiC_scaffold_116, whole genome shotgun sequence genome contains a region encoding:
- the LOC131865658 gene encoding aspartic proteinase nepenthesin-1-like, giving the protein MERSKLLGFVVLICFTIPTISCSSDRLFSGWPKSSSDENVKIRVNMTRRSERELGFSERLGLAVDRSKKRMKKIEALIRGQLDAETPVEVGDGEFLMSVALGTPSVSFEAIVDTGSDLIWTQCKPCKDCFSQPTPIFDPSKSPTFSTIPCGDSLCDALGSTQTGCNPDCTFMYQYGDGSFTSGDLAYETLSIGSSKVKGIAFGCGHDNEGQGFSQGGGLVGLGRGGLSLISQLGSKAENMFSYCLLPITDSSSQTSPLFFGEGASLSGGAKTLPLIKSSIIPTFWYIPITGITLNGKALDIPPGTFDLQSDGSGGMIIDSGTTVTILDQAAYSPLKEAIQSAIDLTPVDGSSTGLDLCYHTSSAHLTLPTLVFNFKGGVDYELPADNFFIQASENLLCLAMLGEPSGNPSIFGNIQQQNFHILYNNAQNTLSFKPTKCDSL; this is encoded by the coding sequence atggagCGTTCAAAGCTGTTGGGTTTTGTGGTCTTGATATGCTTTACTATTCCAACGATATCATGTTCTTCGGACAGACTGTTTAGTGGTTGGCCGAAGTCTAGCAGcgatgaaaatgtaaaaataaggGTGAATATGACGCGCAGATCAGAGAGAGAGTTGGGTTTTTCTGAGAGATTGGGTTTGGCTGTGGATCGAAGTAAGAAGCGAATGAAGAAGATAGAGGCATTGATAAGAGGGCAATTAGACGCTGAAACGCCCGTTGAAGTAGGGGATGGAGAATTTCTGATGAGCGTTGCACTGGGAACGCCCTCTGTGAGCTTCGAAGCGATTGTGGACACGGGGAGCGATCTGATTTGGACTCAGTGCAAGCCTTGCAAGGACTGCTTCTCTCAGCCTACGCCAATCTTCGACCCCTCCAAGTCCCCCACATTTTCCACAATTCCCTGCGGTGATTCTCTTTGTGACGCCTTGGGGAGTACGCAAACCGGATGCAATCCAGATTGTACCTTTATGTATCAGTATGGCGATGGTTCCTTCACCAGCGGCGACCTGGCTTACGAGACATTGTCAATTGGGAGCAGCAAGGTTAAAGGCATTGcatttggatgcgggcatgacaacGAAGGACAAGGATTCTCTCAGGGTGGTGGCCTTGTGGGACTGGGAAGAGGTGGTCTCTCCCTTATCTCACAGCTGGGTTCCAAAGCAGAGAACATGTTCTCTTACTGTCTTTTGCCCATCACCGACTCTTCTTCACAAACCAGCCCCCTCTTTTTCGGCGAGGGTGCTTCCTTGAGCGGAGGAGCCAAGACTCTCCCACTCATCAAGAGCAGTATCATTCCCACTTTCTGGTACATTCCTATTACAGGAATcaccctcaatggtaaggcactagATATTCCTCCTGGAACTTTCGATCTGCAATCGGACGGCAGCGGAGGTATGATCATCGACTCCGGAACCACTGTTACCATCCTGGACCAGGCTGCCTACTCTCCTCTTAAGGAAGCAATTCAGTCCGCCATTGATCTCACTCCTGTAGACGGCTCTTCTACAGGTTTGGATCTTTGTTACCACACATCATCCGCTCACCTCACCTTGCCAACCCTCGTCTTCAACTTCAAAGGCGGCGTGGATTACGAGCTTCCGGCAGACAACTTTTTCATTCAGGCATCTGAAAATCTCTTGTGCCTGGCAATGTTGGGTGAACCATCGGGGAATCCTTCCATCTTCGGAAACATACAGCAGCAAAACTTCCATATCCTTTACAACAATGCTCAGAACACGCTCTCTTTCAAGCCCACTAAGTGTGATTCTCTTTaa